The sequence GTTGAGCTATTCCTCCACCTAAATTTGGCACagccttaaatgaccctggctgatgataacaacaaaaacaaacaaatccgaGAGTCAGAAGTGCGGACAAGCATCCATATTCACTATGTCACTAAGTAACTTTGGTAATTCAAATTCCAAATTACCTAATGTAGGGAAAACTATTATTTAAACCATACATGCCATACCTCCCAtattttaaagccttttattgtCTCCCAGGAGGAGAGTCTAAATTTTCGTATGCTGTAAACCCATCCGTTTTATTTTCGTCGccacatttgtgtacatgctaaccactccctgaccccctgaccaacaccccagtggccctaattagcagccttgggctatttccaccttggcttgtggtgtcactttcactcaCGTCTGTGTAGGCCTAATACATAAACTTAAGTCAAGCAGCCGATTGgccgcctagaaaacaatcagctggcctttcaattcAATTTATCATAAAACCGAATTCAGATTATGTTCTGATCTTGCATCATCATACTCAAGCCAGGCAGTGGCTAATAACAAAGAGATTTAGAAGTGACTACACTACACCAGGTATTATTTCTGAAACCTTGTCCttttacaaatatacagcagcctcccaaaataaattttacacgcaacacattgcaTGCAAAAAAGGTCACCtaaaatgaccctagctgttaataggatgttaaacctAATAAGCCATACTCTAATGTTCCGTAACACGAACACACCTGctttgtgaccttgacctacagcGAGATCCATGGCTGTGAGCTGATCCTCGTTGGTGTGTGTAATATCAGCACCATATTCCAGAAGGGCCTGAATACACCCGGTGTGGTTCCTGTAGCAAGCATACATCAGTCCGGTACTCTCTGACTGAAACACAAATCAAATGTTAGTGATGGTTAACTGTTACATACAAAATTAATGGAGCCTTTTTCCATTATAACTttaaagctatatatatatatatattgtatttgacccaataagcgcccatgtctcTATAAGTAacctcccctttttgaggccccaatttcaattgcctggaaataaataaagacaaatgtataaatgtttgcattAATTTTGTCTTACATAAcataagcaccttttcattttttcaatatcttaaaacgccctgggcgcttattgggtcgaatatggtaccTGAACCAAAATggctttaaatgtttaaatgcaTAAATGAGTCTAACGATTTTGTAGAGTCCAAAAATTTAGAGTGTATCAGGTTCCGTTATAATACTACACATACCATCGCTGTCTGAACAATTCttcaaaaaataatcaaatgttAGTTTTCATAATATGGTTCATAGTGTCGTCCTTATTCCACACAGAAGTTGAATATAACTGCAATATGGGAAAACGACAAAATGAACCGTCATTGTTATATACTTTGACATGGAACAAAGCCTAACTCAATTTGCCCTCTTCTGCTTCTAGTATATAACTTCCAACCACTCGATTTGAAGCTTTTCTGCTTCTGAAAGCTCTTCTGGAAGAGTGCAAATCGATTTGGCCTCTGGCATTTGTTTTGTGCTGTAACTTGAAGCCATCAatataatttctataaataaacttttaaagtgaatagtcgggcaaagaaacaagagatcccagagggatcttggcgcccaccaaagaatgatctatatctgacaaaggaaagatggatcttttctctactttttaaactttttcaaacatactacatataaaatttgagacagatcgcttcagtacctttttgagaaatagtggtaacaaacttcaactatcaaaatccaagatgactccttggcggccatcttgttgatcaatcagtcccaaatcacaatatgcacaactagggcccaaggggaacctacaagtgaaatttgagaaagatccattcaattctttctgagaaatagcgataacaaactttgaatataaaaatccaagatggctgcctggcagcaattttgttgaccgatcggtcccaaatcacaatatgcacaacaagggccctaggggaacctacatatgaattttgagacagatcccttcagtactttctgagaaatagcgataacaaactttgaataacaaaatccaagatggctgcctggcggccatcttgttaaccgatcggtcccaaaatgcaatatgcacaactaggtccctaggggaacctacatatgaaatttgagacagatcccttcagtactatctgagaaataacgataacaaactttaactatcgaaatccaagatggcggccatcttgttcaccgattggtccaaaaatgcaatatgcacaacaagggccctaggggaacctacatattaaatttgggAAAGATCCCTATCAGCACTTTttagaaatggggatatcaaaccttaaccatcaaaatccaagtttttcctatcagcctcaaaatctgtatggcacaaatagggactaaggataacctccatgtgaagtttgaacaaaatcccttcagtagttctcaagaaatatcgataacaaacttcaactgcaaaaatcaaagatagctgcctggcggccatcttgtttttccaatcagcctcaaaatctgtatggcacaactagggaccaagggtgtgaagtttgaacaaaatcccttcagtagttctcaagaaatatcgataacaaacttcaactgccaaaatcaaagatggctgcctggcggccatcttgtttttccgatcagcctcaaaatctgtatggcacaactagggaccaagggtaacctccatgtgaagtttgaacaaaatccctttagtagttctcaagaaatatcgataacaaacttcaactgccaaaatcaaagatggctgcctggcggccatcttgtttttccgatcagtctcagaatctgtatggcacaactagggaccaagggtaacctccatgtgaagtttgaacaaaatcccttcagtagttctcaagaaatatcgataacaaacttcaactgccaaaatcaaagatggctgcctggtggccatcttgtttttccgatcagcctcaaaatctgtatggcacaactagggaccaaggggaccctccatgtgaagtttgaacaagtttttaagaaatagtgataacaagcattgtttacggacggacgacggatggcGGAccacggacgacggaccacggacgcagggcgatttgaatcgcccaccatctgatgatggtgggctaaaaaccagtctaaatgcattcattggccttccaaaagcccttacatatcaaaacggCAGTCCAGTAATTTATACTTAGTTGTCCCGCTTTAatcattgaaattatggaaaagcactgtgtaaatttagcatatttttaaaaataactctTTGATAGCGAGGCTGGATGGAAATGTCAACACGGACATAGCCAGCCGGGAGGACATTGTTAGGATTCCTATATCATAAATTAACTTCTTTACATGCAGAGTGATTTTGACAGGAGATTTTACTTtcctatttcataagaaattatactggatatattaacaccatttttaccgactttagccttcctttgccTGACCATTCACATTAATTCTTGTGTCGGAAATATACTCCCTGTAAAAACAAATGCCTCACCTCGTCGCTGTAGTTGACATCAAGGCCGAGACCTAGTAAGTAATAGACAATGTCGGTGTATCCTCCAGCACAAGCCAACAGGAGAGCATTTTCACCATGTTTTCCACAAACATGAATGTCTGCTCCTTTCTCTACCAAGAACTCGGTTGTGGCTTGCTGACCGTTAGCGCTCGCCCACAACAGGGCTGTCATACCTGCAGCGTCAGGTTTGTTAATGTCTGCTCCTGCACAGAAAGACATAACttcttaaattttcattttacaagGCATTGGTAACAGTCTTATGTGTTTATGGGACTGCAGTGGCCCAGTAATTGGAGCGATGTTACAACATAATATCattataccccccccccctctggGTTTTGAGTTCGAATCTAAGGCCAAAAagaataatatgtctgtttagggttacccgaccaaTCCAAATTTTTtaccccgaccctaatttttcccccacttttctatgaaaaaaaaacaatattaaaagtcaggatttcaATCTCttactccggttccggccattattttagagtgaaagacactaaaaaattttttttaaattttttatttggTCTAATGTGGGGCTGTTGCAACTGTTCAaaggtcgatggtttttctccaggtgcTGTGCATATATCCTGAACCTGAAATAACCTTAAATGAACCTGACTGTCAATAACCGAAacgtaaaataaaatgttaatcaaaatatgtaatgatttgCTCTGAATTTATCCAATTCAATATTATATTAAGAATAGAGATTTTATTTGTATGCAAGTTTATATTTGACTGGTAAATCGAATAATTCACTTCTTCACCAGTTGGCTAACTTCATACATTATATAAGACAAACTTCTACTATCATACACAACTTTACATCACCAAGAGCAGATTACAACTTGATCTTAGAAAGGAACAAATCAGATTCATAGATTAATTAGGTCATCTTCTCATGAtcattttaaactgaaaatgataattaatacTTTTCCTCTTCCATAAGGTCTATACCTTAATCATATTACACATAAAGTAGAACCTGCTtcagtgaccacctctgtataaaaatcACCTGTTTAATCAGACCACTTTTCTCTTCAAAACaaacaatttcaacaaaattcaacctgtgtataaagaccacctggctataaaaaCTGTTTCCCTCTGTtcctttggtggtctttatagacaggttttactgtattattaGATCAATGCCAGCGACTAATAGACATGCAGACAACAAGGAGTTTCTGTATGTAAAAAGACTGGATACCTTCAGAGATTTCCTGTTGTAGCAGTACAAGCTCTCCCTGAGCAGCCAGCTGGTGAATCGTCATGTCTagaaattttatcataaaaaatatattaaaatgtctttttcaAAACACTGTACATAGCTTAATAACATTTAGCAGTAGTAAGTAGAATTTTGGTAAACTGTATTCCACCCAGTAAGTGTCCAAGGTAcgtaaaaaattacaaaaaaaagaGTGGTGCATCATAAAACCAAATTAGGATTAGCCTTTCATTACTGCACAAAGTATGAGATAAATCAATTTGCGAAAAAAAACCAAGTCTGCATTTATTTCGAGATCAGGGAAAATGTGGCCGCAAAAGGGGGAAGGGAAATTATTGGGTTGAATAAGGTATCCTGGTATGTTAACTATCACAGATTTTCATTGGTTTGGCAAGAACATGTTTGTGAAAGCCGTTTTAGGAATTTCTCAACTAAGTATGTACTCAGCCTGAGAATTGAGGATTAAGaagtttacaaaataatgatgccacaatggatacctatccaaaaggggaggtaactctgtaatatgcaaaatcggaatacattgtagataatattcaaacaaaaaaaagatTACTGAACAATCCTACTTACTTTTCAGTATTAAAGGTGTGGTGGTCTGGACGTTGCCTCGTTGTAGGTTTGTCATGACTGTTGTGGGCTAAAAAGAAGTAAAATAGCTATTGAATATCATGATACAATCTAACCTTGTTAACTGGAACTTGTAGAACTCAAAACCTCCGATTTATTTGAAGTTATTCTGATGGTCCTAATACGTGGGTTTGGAGATCATAAAACAATgcgggtaaagtacaatttaccattgattagtcccactttttgtgattatgacgtcacaaaaatcatgtcaaaagGTGACATTAATTACCAGAAGGTGTGATTTATCAactgtaaattgtactttatctCCAAATCcatatattatttgtatattttaatttaaaactcACCTTATACACCCACAGAAAACACAGAGTCaatataatcaaattaatttgaCTTTCTAGGTTAAGGTTTGATTATTATGTTTACATTACAACTGAATAAGTCTTAGAAATACAGAAGAATATTCATTCTGACATTTGAATCTACAGATTTGACTGATAATATTTGTTCTCTGTGGTTTGACTTCCCTTTCCATATATACTCACACGGAATGGTGTCTCGTGTCTTTTTGATTTCGTTGGGGAGACACATTCTTGACTTTCCTTATTACCTGAAACAATAAGTTTTCAAAAGAATAACTCGATGGTTTGCAAAAATTCTTATAAAATCTTAGATGTCCGCACAGCTATTTGATACTGGGATTTTCAGTCTGAAGGTCAAATGTTTTGTCATACACATGCCGTGACCTGTTTAAAAGTGCCCTTCAGTCATAACTATATCTAAAGATTCATATGTAATTCAATAAATTCGACAGTAATCAGCACACACAAGTAAGATTCTGATTTAGGGGATTTCCTTAACTTAAGTCTATTTGCCCTCTTCACCCTTTAGATAACATCCTATTATTCGATTAATAGCTTTGATTGATTCTGTCAGCTCTTCCATCTATGATCTGGCAGATTTTAAAGAAGACTCCCCTATTTAGAAGAGCCAAAATTGAGTTGACCTCTGGATTTATACAAAATTTAGAACACATACAACATCcctttaaaaaaacaaattagtGTTTTAGaaagaacttctctttagctcgatcatTAGACTATACAATTAAGTTTGATGCCTACCAAGGGCATGCTTTGTTACAAATTAAATCACAAACCTTCTGCCAACACAGAGGCCACCTCCAGATCGTTGAGTTCCTGGTCACTGTCAATTGGAGAGACGAGTCGGAAAGCGCCAGCGTGACCTGCTGAAGCAAACTTCCGCTGAGGAGACATCAGTTTTCTTCGTCCACTGGCCATCCTTTCTGGGGAACCTTTCTTTGTATCATCTCCACCTTTGCTGTTTTTCCTACCAAAGGAATCTGTTACCTCCATTGCTGCATAGAAAAAATTCATTAAGTTAAGTTTATTTAATGATCCAGTATCTATATAGAGATCCTTTCATCGGACTCAAAAACAGTAAGAATAGttatgatacaatgtatataaataaatatatcaaatagtACATAAAAGTTATTCAGATTTATAGTTATAAAAGAGTTTCTGAGTTTCCAAAtgccagaaacatatatacatagagattggaaactccttctttgtctttgttcacaggcagagggacctccgttTTATATAGGCATTTTACCTTgactaactacttttaagtgtattcttttaaacacaaagtttaaacattatatcatggtttgatgtgatcagttttctcgattgatgatatttaatatgatttttgaaagcatgaaaataagcaattttacctgttttttcgaaaatcaggcattcaaaaccagAAGTGCCTTTTGCTGaacttttacaaaatatcaaaattgaattatttaagagtttatctaaaaacccctaagcacatatGGAAGTACATCTGCCAATCGTAAAAATGGAGGAGTTGctaatctctatgtatatatgtttctgcaaaTTCTTATCTagactatttaaaaaaattacatttggTATGTGTTAGGAACAGGATCTGAATAGTGACTCTCACTGactctataatatatatatgtatacttcaATTGATATTTACGCTATGCAGCTGCGGCATAGGCAACTAATCTAGTTTGCATCATGTGTGCAGGTAATCGTGTTTGAAATGATGTTCTAAAATACACTATAAAAACCTAAGCTTATTCTCAAAATCATCACATTTAATATgtgtaaatgaaatgtttttatacATTTCTAGTGAGAACGTCCTGTGATTTGTTACCATCAGGTCGGGGAGAACCACCAACTTGCGTATTATACGCAAACTAGAGTATTATATCTCAATTGGAGTATAGATTTGTTActaaaaaagaattaattgctttaaaattaacttttccAAACTATTTCCACAATTCGCATTTATTTAACtatacaacacaacactaaTGCAAAAAATAGATTTACTTCCATGTCGGAAAGTATTGAAAATTGATGCAATACTTTGAGAAAAGTTGCATCAAGTTCCTAAGTAACTGACAATTCTACTGCACAAATttcagtaaattgtactttatctTGGCATATATCAATGCGACTTTTTATAGGAGGGCAGCCTTCTGCGCGGCTGAAGGCCGCATAGAGCGAAGTATGCCAAGTTTACTatgcatctgataaaaacaagattgaagtatattgTACAATTCTATTTGGATTATTTcgaattctttctaactattgatattatgtGCATgtcaaagaaatatattttattgttaacctCGGAGAAAAATGTAGACAATATAAAGTTttgatgttataatcttttacatgtagctgcacgtactcttctgaggctttgccttaaattcatattaaagtatagcaaaatttgaaaattcagCAATTTAGgttatttttagtaacaaatcCATACTCCAATTGAGGTATAATACTCAAGTTTGAGTATAATACGCAAATTGGTGGTTTTCCCCGACCTGACCATACTATGATATCTTCATTAGTCTTTAGTGATCCAGCGATTTCTACCTGTCTACTACAACTTTGTTGTATACCAGTAAGGCAGCTGACAacttactccaacaatgttagaggtatagcacgacgaaaCACTTTTGATCATCAGGTCCGGTAGCACGCTAAATCTGGCTATATAGCCAGATTTAGCGTGCTACCGGACctgatcattacgtcgtgtcgatattgcacatcagaagtttctcaatatcgagatctaatattattggattactGACAACTCAGATTACCTTACTTAAGTCTTCAAGCTTTTCGAGTAAGGTAAGAAGGATatgtcaaaatttaaatatctaATGAAAATGAATGTGAGTCAGTTATCGTTTGGATCGACAATTCCTCGGAGTTTCCTCCCCATGCTTTTCAGCTGcgttttgtttacaaataataaGCGTCCAAATAACAATGATGACTATGACTAACTGATCATGATCAAGAGTACGTTTGTGAAGTAAAGCTAAATGATACTAAGGACTCGCGAATGTGACAGAATGCAACCGCacataataaataatacaaCCAGCTGCAATCAGGAAACAGAAGTTAATTTATGTAAAGTCATTGTTTTGCTTGCTGTACATGTGCAATATAGGCCTAATGCTCTAGATCTCTTGATCtttaaatgatgttttacaaaattaaggGTAGATAATATTTAAAAGTATCAAACGCCTTCGTTTGGGCAAGGACATGATCAGATGAATCTCACATCAGGAGAGtgaatgttgatttttttaaaaaaaagtatatatagcCTTCACTATTACATATGCAACTATATATACATCACTTGAAAAACtctcaacaacaaaaaatcagGAAAACATATCAAGATGAATGTCATTCCACAGGAGCTTGATGCTCTGTCAATAACATACATGGTAGTGcattacttttgtttgtttgtttgattaattaacgtcctattataattaacagctatgtccatgtaaggacggcctcccatgtatgcggtttcTCTTGTATGTTAAATTCTGAAGCCATACATCACAGgtgtctgcttctggttttggaaaaaaatataatagcCTACCCTTACTCATGTTGACACTTACGATATATAGTAGGAGTAAGCTATAATATCTTTACACAACCAGAAGCAGACGTCTGTGCATACTTACaaaacaaggagccgcaaagcgtgGCATTATCCCCTGCGCCCCACAGTTGGTATAAAAACCCAAATTTAAGTATAACTTAAAATGTATGCGAgtattgtaaaattgaaaaaaacagCAGGTAACAAAGAGAAACTGTAATTTGGTAACAGAAGAAGTTTCAGAAATTGAAGGTCCGCAACAGCAAAAGACACAACTAgagcacttgtctgatatatacagaaagtttcatggagctgtattgaacggttttggagttatgGTCCGGAAACAATATAATAAGAAACAGTATTTTAGTGTTTTTGTtcaagtttccatggtaacagaaaaaacacCACTTAACATAGAAGGTCTGcgatagcaaaaggcacaactagagtacttgtctgatatattaaaaaaaatcatggagCTGCGTTGAAAGATGTTGGATTTACAGTctggaaacaaaaggaaacagttacatgtatttggtatttttgactaggtttccatggtaacggaaaaaattCCCGAAATGAAAAgtccgcaatagcaaaaggcacaacaaggacacttgtctgatatataaagaaagtttcatggagttTCGTTAACGGTTTTGGAGTTGTAGCCccgaaacaaaaagaaactgttatttgttatttttgactaagtttcaATAGTAACGAAAAAAATCCCGAAATGGAAGAaccgcaatagcaaaaggcacgacaaggacacttgtctgatatattcagaaagtttcaCGGAGCTGCATTAAACGGTTTTGGAGTTCTGGTtcggaaacaaaaggaaacagaaattttgtatttttgactAAGATTCCATGATAACGGAAACAATTCTCAAAATGGATGGGACGCAATGGCAAacggcacaactagagcacttgTCTGATTGATGTATATGGAAAGTTTTAAGTGGCTGCGTTGAACGCTTTTGAGTTATAACCCGGAAAAGAACCTCGGAAGGACGGAGCCCACATTAAgatcccccgcaaacgcgtttcgcggggcgtttcgcgggggataatgaGCAAGTTACAGCCTCAGGAAAATCACGCAAGGCCGTTTTTGGAAAACAACGACAATGTTTATGTTATCTAATCGTTTGACGTCGAGAGgaaattttaatcaaactttgatacaatatataataaattaccAGACGCTTTAAATACAACGACAGGGAAAAGACCACAAGTACTAAGTGCCAAAATGGTGGAAAGCGGCTGGAACGCCAGTCTAAGATTGCAGGAACGCACATAAGCATCAGCTGGCTTCGAGACAGTCAGGAACAATACCACTGTACTGACCATGAGGACCTTAGTCTACTGGGACGCACCACCAACGCGGATGGGATTCAACACTTATATAGCAGCTTGCCAGACTCGAACAATCACATATCAAGCGGCCACCAATGAACAAGGAGTGGGAGACGTTTGACAACGACCATATATCTGAAAATGTAGCTagcgaaaaataaaagaaaatatatattatatagacaAAGCTAACCGGACACGACAGAAAAAAAGATAGCTAGGTTTAGTGTAGGAGAGGTAAAGAAGAGTAGGCCAAAAATGGAGGCAAAGGAATGAGAGAACGAAAGTGCCAGGATACGGAAGGAGGTAGGCATACTTACCAACATGTGTAAGCAAAAACCAATCACTGCAAGATCAAGAGGGGTTGTACCAGCTACACCAAGATCTACATTAGCGGTTAATAGAACTATGGAATGCAGAAAATGCGAAAATACCAGCGTTCATTTAGAATCCTTCAAAGTTTACGGCAAGTGTATGAGAGAGAAAATGCTTAGGAATGTTGAGGAAGCTAAGGCTGACAGAGAGGAATACCTCGGGGGTAGTCATGCTGACAGCAAAAGGAAAATGCCAATGGCGAGGGGACAATGACATGATGAAATTTAAGGTGTACCACTGCCAAGTAAACCTCTGATGTGTGAAAACTGATTATGTGGACCAATCGGGTACGTTATCATGACAACGACATCTCGATACTGCCGATATtttcacaggcctgcaaagaagATTACAGGGAAAGTGACATACAACTTCAAAGCAGCACTGTCAACCACACTACCGTTGATTCTTTTGGTGAACATCAAAGAAAATCCGTACACCTGAATTGCACTTCAGCtttattatgagatagtccaggtgtggatata is a genomic window of Argopecten irradians isolate NY chromosome 10, Ai_NY, whole genome shotgun sequence containing:
- the LOC138333238 gene encoding ankyrin repeat family A protein 2-like isoform X2; protein product: MEVTDSFGRKNSKGGDDTKKGSPERMASGRRKLMSPQRKFASAGHAGAFRLVSPIDSDQELNDLEVASVLAEGNKESQECVSPTKSKRHETPFRPTTVMTNLQRGNVQTTTPLILKNMTIHQLAAQGELVLLQQEISEGADINKPDAAGMTALLWASANGQQATTEFLVEKGADIHVCGKHGENALLLACAGGYTDIVYYLLGLGLDVNYSDESESTGLMYACYRNHTGCIQALLEYGADITHTNEDQLTAMDLAVGQGHKAAQQTIEQHMLSLFGNSSHFLPERN
- the LOC138333238 gene encoding DNA-binding protein RFXANK-like isoform X1, whose translation is MNFFYAAMEVTDSFGRKNSKGGDDTKKGSPERMASGRRKLMSPQRKFASAGHAGAFRLVSPIDSDQELNDLEVASVLAEGNKESQECVSPTKSKRHETPFRPTTVMTNLQRGNVQTTTPLILKNMTIHQLAAQGELVLLQQEISEGADINKPDAAGMTALLWASANGQQATTEFLVEKGADIHVCGKHGENALLLACAGGYTDIVYYLLGLGLDVNYSDESESTGLMYACYRNHTGCIQALLEYGADITHTNEDQLTAMDLAVGQGHKAAQQTIEQHMLSLFGNSSHFLPERN